In the [Clostridium] colinum genome, one interval contains:
- the htpG gene encoding molecular chaperone HtpG: MKKGNLSINSENILPIIKKWLYSDSDIFIRELVSNGCDAINKLKKLSNMGEAKLKDDEKFSVRVVLDKENSTIQIIDNGIGMTTDEIEEYITQIAFSGASDFVNKYKDQLEDGGDIIGHFGLGFYSAFMVADKVMIDTLSYKEDAKPAKWICDGGIEYEIGESDRAERGTTITLFVGEEGKDFLNPFKLREILNKYCYFMPIEIFFKDLEAMKKEAEQENENDTIDENDIKELLPINKTNPLWLKQPNECSDEEYKEFYHQVFSDFNEPLFWIHLNMDYPFKLKGILYFPKLKHELDSIEGQVKLYNNQVFIADNLKEVIPEFLLLLKGTLDCPDLPLNVSRSFLQNDGYVTKMSKYITKKVADKLNSLFKKQREQFEGFWDDISQFIKYGCLREKDFYEKVKDSLLFKTINNKYVTLNEYLEQNKQHHENKVFYVTDENQQAQYIKMFKDNNMDAVILNTKLDNPYMSTLEMYNQGISFVRIDSDLSDTLKDNSKEEDKEINDSLETLFKNTLQKGDNLKIKVESLKATDISGVIQISEQARRMEEMAKMYGMNMPFGAMPSEETLVLNSNNNVVKLLLKIKDDETKKDKTNLICNQIYDLATMSHKHLDMNSMTSFIERSNKILEMLLNNNI; the protein is encoded by the coding sequence ATGAAAAAAGGTAACCTTTCAATAAATAGCGAAAATATTTTACCAATTATAAAAAAATGGCTTTATTCAGATTCAGATATTTTTATTAGAGAGCTAGTGTCTAACGGTTGTGATGCTATAAATAAATTAAAAAAATTATCTAATATGGGTGAGGCAAAGCTTAAAGATGATGAAAAATTTAGCGTTAGAGTAGTGCTTGATAAAGAAAATAGCACTATCCAGATTATAGACAATGGTATTGGTATGACTACCGATGAAATAGAAGAATATATCACACAAATAGCTTTTTCTGGTGCTAGTGATTTTGTTAATAAATATAAAGACCAGCTAGAAGACGGCGGAGATATTATAGGACATTTTGGTCTTGGATTTTATTCTGCATTTATGGTGGCAGATAAAGTTATGATAGATACTCTTTCATATAAAGAAGATGCTAAGCCTGCCAAATGGATTTGTGATGGTGGTATAGAGTATGAAATAGGCGAAAGTGATAGAGCAGAGCGTGGGACAACTATTACACTTTTTGTAGGAGAAGAAGGTAAAGATTTTTTAAATCCATTTAAACTTCGTGAAATTTTAAATAAATATTGTTATTTTATGCCTATTGAAATTTTCTTTAAAGATTTAGAGGCAATGAAAAAAGAAGCCGAACAAGAAAACGAAAATGACACAATAGATGAAAATGATATAAAAGAGCTTTTACCTATTAACAAAACTAATCCTTTATGGTTAAAACAACCTAACGAATGTAGCGACGAAGAATATAAAGAATTTTATCATCAAGTATTTTCAGATTTTAACGAACCTTTATTTTGGATACATTTAAATATGGACTACCCTTTCAAACTTAAAGGTATTTTATATTTTCCAAAATTAAAACACGAATTAGACTCTATTGAAGGTCAAGTTAAACTTTATAATAATCAAGTATTTATTGCCGATAATTTAAAAGAAGTTATACCTGAATTTTTACTACTTTTAAAAGGTACATTAGACTGTCCAGATTTACCTCTTAACGTAAGCCGTAGCTTTTTACAAAATGACGGTTACGTTACAAAAATGAGTAAATATATTACTAAAAAAGTTGCTGATAAATTAAATAGCTTATTTAAAAAACAACGTGAACAATTTGAAGGATTTTGGGACGATATAAGCCAATTTATTAAATATGGTTGTCTTAGAGAAAAAGATTTTTATGAAAAGGTAAAAGATAGTTTATTATTTAAAACTATTAATAATAAATATGTAACTTTAAACGAATATTTAGAACAAAATAAACAACATCACGAAAACAAAGTATTTTATGTTACAGATGAAAACCAACAAGCTCAATATATAAAAATGTTTAAAGATAACAATATGGACGCCGTTATTTTAAACACTAAACTAGATAATCCTTATATGTCTACTTTAGAAATGTATAATCAAGGTATTAGCTTTGTTAGAATAGATAGTGATTTATCTGATACATTAAAAGATAACTCTAAAGAAGAAGATAAAGAAATTAACGATTCTTTAGAAACACTATTTAAAAATACTTTACAAAAAGGTGATAACTTAAAGATTAAAGTAGAAAGTCTTAAAGCTACTGATATATCTGGTGTTATACAAATTAGCGAACAAGCTAGAAGAATGGAAGAAATGGCTAAAATGTATGGTATGAATATGCCTTTTGGTGCTATGCCTTCTGAAGAAACATTAGTTTTAAATAGCAATAATAACGTTGTTAAACTTCTTCTTAAAATTAAAGATGATGAAACTAAAAAAGATAAAACTAATTTAATATGCAATCAAATATATGATTTAGCTACAATGAGCCACAAACATCTTGATATGAATTCTATGACTAGCTTTATAGAACGTAGTAATAAAATATTAGAGATGCTTTTAAATAATAATATATAA
- a CDS encoding 5-formyltetrahydrofolate cyclo-ligase: MNQKQFLRNSYMNIRSNFPNTYINSISQAISNNFFNLSIYKQAKNIFIYLSLEKEINTQYIINQAKKDNKNIYCPVITSKNTMIFKKYNEKNLIKNKFNILEPLYEKEKISDNTTIIIVPTIIYNKNKYRIGYGGGYYDYFLKNNICLASVGICFESFICDFNPDYYDEKVDIIITEKNVY; encoded by the coding sequence ATGAACCAAAAACAATTTTTAAGAAATAGCTATATGAATATACGTTCTAATTTTCCTAATACCTATATTAATTCTATAAGCCAAGCTATATCTAATAATTTTTTTAATTTATCTATATATAAACAAGCTAAAAATATTTTTATATATTTAAGCCTAGAAAAAGAAATAAACACACAGTATATAATAAATCAAGCTAAAAAAGATAATAAAAATATATATTGTCCGGTTATAACTTCAAAAAATACTATGATTTTTAAAAAATATAATGAAAAAAATCTTATAAAAAATAAATTTAACATTTTAGAACCTTTATATGAAAAAGAAAAAATTAGTGATAATACAACAATTATTATTGTTCCAACTATTATATATAATAAAAATAAATATCGTATAGGATATGGAGGAGGATATTATGATTATTTTTTAAAAAATAACATATGTTTAGCCTCTGTTGGCATTTGCTTTGAAAGTTTTATATGTGATTTTAATCCTGATTATTATGATGAAAAAGTAGATATTATAATTACTGAAAAAAATGTATACTAA
- a CDS encoding 3-deoxy-7-phosphoheptulonate synthase gives MSFKKISKIPTKEEIFDLLPLDKNLKNIKLQNDKEIKNILSSKSNKMLVIIGPCSADNEKSVCEYLDMLYKINEQVKEKLFIVPRIYTSKPRTTGDGYKGMIHQHNINSSPSMKDGIIAIRKLDIKIIKNYGFPIADEMLYTFSYPFFEDLLSYVAIGARSVENQQHRIMASGIDCAIGMKNPINGDISTMFNAIYTAQKTHNFIYDGYEVNTTGNIFTHGILRGSVDLDGNHCPNYYYESLLNIANLYNKSNLKNKSLIIDANHSNSGKVFYKQPEIVKDVLKSINKNNDLKNIIKGFMIESYIKEGSDCTGKTYGKSITDPCLNIDDTKKLLFNLAEYI, from the coding sequence ATGAGTTTTAAAAAAATATCTAAAATTCCCACTAAAGAAGAAATATTTGATTTATTACCTTTAGATAAAAATTTAAAAAATATAAAATTACAAAATGATAAAGAAATAAAAAATATATTATCATCTAAATCTAATAAAATGTTAGTTATAATAGGACCTTGCTCTGCAGATAACGAAAAATCTGTTTGTGAATATTTAGATATGCTTTATAAAATAAATGAACAAGTAAAAGAAAAACTTTTTATAGTACCTAGAATATATACCAGTAAACCTAGAACAACTGGTGATGGCTATAAAGGTATGATACACCAACATAATATTAATAGTAGCCCAAGTATGAAAGATGGAATAATAGCTATAAGAAAATTAGATATAAAAATAATAAAAAATTATGGTTTTCCCATTGCCGATGAAATGTTATATACTTTTTCATATCCATTTTTTGAAGACTTATTAAGCTATGTAGCTATTGGAGCTAGAAGTGTAGAAAATCAACAACATAGAATTATGGCAAGTGGTATAGACTGTGCCATTGGTATGAAAAACCCTATAAATGGTGATATATCAACTATGTTTAATGCTATATATACCGCTCAAAAAACTCATAATTTTATTTACGATGGTTATGAGGTAAATACAACTGGTAATATATTTACACACGGTATTTTAAGAGGTAGTGTAGATTTAGACGGAAACCATTGTCCTAACTATTATTATGAAAGTCTTTTAAATATAGCTAATCTATATAATAAATCAAACTTAAAAAATAAATCTTTAATAATAGATGCTAATCATTCTAACTCTGGCAAAGTTTTTTATAAACAACCAGAAATAGTAAAAGATGTATTAAAAAGTATAAATAAAAATAATGATTTAAAAAATATTATTAAAGGGTTTATGATAGAAAGCTATATAAAAGAAGGCTCAGACTGTACTGGTAAAACATATGGAAAATCTATTACAGATCCTTGTCTAAATATAGATGATACAAAAAAACTATTGTTTAATTTAGCCGAGTATATATAA
- the sigK gene encoding RNA polymerase sporulation sigma factor SigK, with protein MFSCITGGNTFPKPLTVEEEEKYLNEYKDGSIEAKNILIERNLRLVAHIVKKYTNYQKDSEDLISIGTIGLIKGITTFKNDKGIRLATYVARCIENEILMYIRVSKKHNKDVYLQDTVGVDKDGNEVTLEDKVADESVSIDEEVMLKMQSKVLYEKIRKVLSGREKTIIELRYGLINGEELTQRDIAKKLGISRSYVSRIEKKALEKLYKEME; from the coding sequence ATGTTTTCTTGCATAACAGGTGGGAATACTTTTCCTAAGCCATTAACAGTAGAAGAAGAAGAAAAATATTTAAACGAATATAAAGATGGTAGTATAGAAGCTAAAAATATACTAATAGAAAGAAATTTAAGGCTAGTAGCACACATTGTAAAAAAATATACTAACTATCAAAAAGATAGTGAAGACTTAATATCTATTGGAACAATAGGGCTTATAAAAGGTATTACAACATTTAAAAATGATAAAGGTATAAGACTAGCAACATATGTAGCTAGATGTATTGAAAATGAAATATTAATGTATATAAGGGTTAGCAAAAAACATAACAAAGATGTTTATTTACAAGATACAGTTGGGGTAGATAAAGACGGAAATGAAGTAACTTTAGAAGATAAAGTGGCCGATGAAAGCGTTAGTATTGATGAAGAAGTTATGTTAAAAATGCAAAGCAAAGTATTATATGAAAAAATAAGAAAAGTTTTGAGTGGGAGAGAAAAAACTATAATAGAGCTTAGGTATGGACTTATAAATGGGGAAGAACTTACACAAAGAGATATAGCTAAAAAGCTTGGTATAAGCAGAAGTTATGTATCTAGAATAGAAAAAAAAGCCCTAGAAAAACTTTATAAAGAAATGGAATAA
- a CDS encoding YebC/PmpR family DNA-binding transcriptional regulator yields MAGHSKFANIKHKKEKNDAIKGKIFTIIGREIAVAVKAGGADPTSNSRLRDAIAKAKSNNMPNDTIERSIKKAAGNIDGVNYEAIVYEGYGPKGVAVIVETLTDNKNRTAANVRSAFTKGNGNMGTTGCVSFMFDEKGQIMVEKLDNIESDELMMIALDAGALDFNEEEEGYEIITSPEDFSAVREAIEKANIPIIDAEVSMIPQTYTVLTDEEDIKKMNKLLELLDNDDDVKNVYHNWEQ; encoded by the coding sequence ATGGCAGGACATTCTAAATTTGCTAATATAAAACATAAAAAAGAAAAAAATGACGCTATAAAAGGTAAAATATTTACAATTATAGGTAGAGAAATTGCCGTAGCAGTTAAGGCAGGTGGTGCCGACCCTACAAGCAATTCTAGACTTAGAGATGCAATAGCAAAAGCTAAATCTAACAATATGCCAAATGATACAATAGAAAGAAGCATAAAAAAGGCAGCAGGTAATATAGATGGAGTAAACTATGAAGCTATTGTATATGAAGGTTATGGACCTAAAGGTGTTGCTGTTATAGTAGAAACACTAACGGACAATAAAAATAGAACAGCTGCTAATGTTAGAAGTGCTTTTACAAAAGGTAATGGTAATATGGGTACAACAGGTTGCGTTAGCTTTATGTTTGATGAAAAAGGGCAAATTATGGTTGAAAAATTAGATAATATAGAATCTGATGAGCTTATGATGATAGCATTAGATGCTGGAGCTTTAGATTTTAACGAAGAAGAAGAAGGGTATGAAATAATAACAAGCCCAGAAGATTTTTCTGCAGTTAGAGAAGCAATAGAAAAAGCTAATATACCTATAATAGATGCAGAGGTTAGTATGATACCTCAAACATATACAGTTTTAACAGATGAAGAAGACATTAAAAAAATGAATAAACTATTAGAACTTTTAGACAATGATGATGATGTAAAAAATGTATATCATAATTGGGAACAATAA
- a CDS encoding YigZ family protein produces the protein MKKCFKTINERGNAEIIEKKSRFIANVLPISTEEEAINFISSIKKQYYDARHNCFAYIIGGDIPIMRFSDDGEPSGTAGKPILDVLLGEKIENAVVVITRYFGGTLLGTGGLVRAYGKATKEGILAAKIVEMDSYSQIFISVDYSLIGKIQYEIANKGHILIDTEYTDNVKFSVYVKSDVADDFIKNIINLTNNNVNIEKVGEKFLKLIEGQVVLD, from the coding sequence ATGAAAAAATGCTTTAAAACAATAAATGAAAGAGGAAATGCTGAAATAATAGAGAAAAAATCAAGGTTTATAGCTAATGTTTTACCTATTTCCACAGAAGAAGAAGCAATAAACTTTATATCTAGCATAAAAAAGCAATATTATGATGCAAGACATAATTGTTTTGCATACATAATAGGCGGAGATATACCTATTATGCGTTTTAGTGATGATGGTGAACCAAGTGGTACGGCAGGAAAACCTATATTAGATGTATTACTAGGTGAAAAAATCGAAAATGCAGTAGTTGTTATAACTAGATATTTTGGTGGGACATTGCTTGGCACAGGAGGCCTTGTAAGAGCTTATGGGAAAGCTACAAAAGAAGGAATTTTGGCAGCAAAAATAGTAGAGATGGATAGCTATAGCCAAATTTTTATAAGTGTAGATTATTCTTTAATAGGGAAAATACAATATGAAATAGCTAACAAAGGGCATATCCTTATAGATACTGAATATACAGACAATGTTAAATTTAGTGTTTATGTAAAAAGTGATGTGGCAGATGATTTTATAAAAAATATTATAAACTTAACAAATAATAACGTAAATATAGAAAAAGTTGGAGAAAAATTTTTAAAATTAATAGAAGGACAAGTTGTTTTAGACTAA
- a CDS encoding CvpA family protein: MHILDFILIAIFIACIINGYYKGLFREIFDIIGFVLGIVIFAIIYPIINNALLKSTFLTKVKDWVVYDLKLGQFVTTTQEDIVAGIQSLNVPNIIKDLLLENNNEVFYNVFGVKNVVDYISTFVGVIVISLITVFVVILIVSILMSILSRTTNFLSKVPVLGKFDKIGGVCFGVLNGIFTIWLVGIIVLVLSVFPPLSFLKGQLDGFLTEPLINNNILVKALLNLILGIIN; the protein is encoded by the coding sequence ATGCATATTTTAGATTTTATTTTGATAGCAATTTTTATAGCTTGTATTATTAATGGATATTACAAAGGGCTTTTTAGAGAAATATTTGATATTATAGGATTTGTATTAGGTATAGTAATATTTGCAATAATATATCCTATAATTAACAATGCGTTATTAAAAAGTACATTTTTAACAAAAGTTAAAGATTGGGTAGTATATGATTTAAAATTAGGACAGTTTGTTACAACTACACAAGAAGATATTGTGGCTGGTATACAGTCATTAAATGTTCCTAATATTATTAAAGATTTATTATTAGAAAATAATAACGAAGTTTTTTATAATGTGTTTGGAGTAAAAAATGTAGTAGATTACATTTCAACTTTTGTAGGGGTTATAGTTATAAGCCTTATAACAGTTTTTGTAGTAATTTTAATAGTTAGTATATTAATGAGTATATTATCAAGAACAACAAACTTTTTATCAAAAGTACCTGTGTTAGGTAAATTTGATAAAATAGGTGGCGTATGTTTTGGTGTGTTAAATGGTATATTTACAATATGGCTTGTTGGTATTATTGTTTTAGTACTGTCTGTTTTTCCACCTTTATCTTTCTTAAAAGGACAGTTAGATGGATTTTTAACAGAACCATTAATAAATAATAATATATTAGTAAAAGCTTTATTAAATTTAATATTAGGGATTATAAATTAG
- a CDS encoding DUF5711 family protein: MKNLKKPIIVAIFILVTIILSMYFTPKQNVNKQQIVKKDFKAIDINSGEQVYTYGAYIYIYGKSGIKILKNDEVLLEDKFSIENPYIVTSYNKIAICDANGKVARVYSNEGHLYTVNAINNILGFTINKNGFLSIIFKNNTNYQIELYNNKGDNIYSIKDIGYKEGVPVGLSISDDNNILAVSYIRITGATVDSNIVFYSIQDNQVFGGFIKQNQIVGIIKFTEKNSLVSISDKEIFIIKANSIKANEQIKETYRKPLNNILKYVEFLDGIGYVVCYGQPIITTEEFIPEDTVVFYNSSGGEIGKHYEKNQRITNIYVSQYGAILEKNRLFIALDTSGKKIWDYQATQDIKEVNFYNDANKAIIVTNNQIKIVKINKTLLDKQIDPNNTTQETTNNKQNDKITEQTTINKENDKKLQQTTINQKNDKKTETTTKNKKDENISTTTKKE; this comes from the coding sequence ATGAAAAATTTAAAAAAACCTATTATTGTAGCAATATTTATATTAGTTACTATTATATTATCTATGTATTTTACTCCAAAACAAAATGTTAATAAACAGCAAATTGTAAAAAAAGATTTTAAGGCTATAGATATTAACTCTGGAGAACAAGTATATACATATGGTGCGTATATATATATTTATGGAAAGTCTGGTATAAAAATTTTAAAAAATGATGAAGTTTTGTTAGAAGATAAATTTTCTATTGAAAACCCCTATATAGTTACATCATATAATAAAATTGCTATTTGTGATGCTAATGGGAAAGTTGCAAGAGTTTATTCTAACGAAGGACATTTATACACAGTGAATGCTATAAATAATATACTAGGATTTACAATTAATAAAAATGGATTTTTATCTATAATATTTAAAAATAATACTAACTATCAAATAGAATTATACAATAACAAAGGGGATAATATATACTCTATAAAGGATATAGGCTATAAAGAGGGAGTTCCTGTTGGATTATCTATATCGGATGATAATAACATTTTAGCTGTTTCTTATATAAGAATAACAGGTGCTACAGTAGATTCTAATATAGTTTTTTATTCTATACAGGATAACCAAGTTTTTGGAGGATTTATAAAACAAAATCAAATAGTAGGTATTATAAAGTTTACAGAGAAAAATAGCCTAGTTAGCATATCGGATAAAGAAATTTTTATAATAAAGGCTAATTCTATTAAAGCTAACGAACAGATAAAAGAAACTTACAGAAAACCTTTAAATAATATACTAAAATATGTTGAATTTTTAGACGGCATAGGTTATGTTGTATGTTATGGTCAACCTATAATAACAACAGAAGAATTTATACCAGAAGATACTGTTGTCTTTTATAATTCATCTGGTGGAGAAATAGGTAAACATTATGAAAAAAACCAAAGAATAACAAACATATATGTAAGTCAATATGGAGCTATTTTAGAAAAAAATAGATTATTTATAGCATTAGATACATCAGGTAAGAAAATTTGGGACTATCAAGCAACGCAAGATATAAAAGAAGTCAATTTTTATAATGATGCTAACAAAGCTATAATTGTTACAAATAATCAAATAAAAATAGTAAAGATAAATAAAACTTTATTAGATAAACAAATAGACCCTAATAATACAACACAAGAAACAACTAATAATAAACAAAATGATAAAATTACAGAACAAACAACTATTAATAAGGAAAATGATAAAAAGTTACAACAAACAACTATCAATCAAAAAAATGATAAAAAAACAGAAACTACTACTAAAAATAAAAAAGATGAAAATATTAGTACTACAACTAAAAAAGAGTAG
- a CDS encoding LysM peptidoglycan-binding domain-containing protein: protein MIIYVVKEGDTLSSIAKNYDTTAEFLAKENMINLSDNLVIGQTIVIPQNTKKIGTIATNGYLYTNIEEDLLRQTLPYLTFATVFSYGFKENGELIPANDENVLNIIKEYDTKPIMLLSPLNENGNFDNQLASKILNDVEIQNILIYNILKTLKEKDYFGLDIDFEFVLPQDSMSFVSFINNVTSSLNKQGYPVTVSLAPKTSSTQKGLLYEAHNYSAIGNIANAVLLMTYEWGYTLSHTR, encoded by the coding sequence ATGATAATTTATGTAGTTAAAGAAGGAGATACTCTATCTTCTATTGCAAAAAATTATGATACAACAGCAGAATTTTTAGCTAAAGAAAATATGATAAATTTAAGTGATAACCTTGTTATAGGTCAAACTATAGTTATACCTCAAAATACAAAAAAAATAGGTACTATAGCAACTAATGGTTATTTATATACAAATATAGAAGAAGATTTGCTAAGACAAACTTTACCCTATTTAACATTTGCAACTGTATTTTCTTATGGGTTTAAAGAAAATGGAGAACTTATCCCTGCAAATGATGAAAATGTTTTAAATATTATAAAAGAATATGATACTAAGCCTATTATGCTATTATCACCTTTAAATGAGAATGGTAATTTTGATAATCAATTAGCTAGTAAAATTTTAAATGATGTAGAAATTCAAAATATATTAATATATAATATTCTTAAAACTCTTAAAGAAAAAGACTACTTTGGTCTAGATATAGATTTTGAGTTTGTTCTCCCACAAGATAGTATGTCTTTTGTATCTTTTATAAATAATGTAACTTCCAGTCTTAATAAGCAAGGCTATCCTGTTACTGTATCTTTAGCTCCAAAAACCTCTAGCACACAGAAAGGACTACTATATGAAGCTCATAATTATAGTGCAATTGGAAATATTGCAAATGCTGTATTACTTATGACATATGAATGGGGTTATACATTATCCCATACAAGATAA
- a CDS encoding type II toxin-antitoxin system HicB family antitoxin has product MKYVYPIVLTKEDDGYYVRVPDFDASTQGEDLADAIEMARDLIGLMAIDFEEDKKEIPMPNSAKFEKEEDDIVTLVDVDFLEYKKKHSNKMVRKNLTIPYWLNVEAEKAGINFSQVLQVALKEKLNV; this is encoded by the coding sequence ATGAAATATGTGTATCCAATAGTTTTGACTAAAGAAGATGATGGTTACTATGTAAGAGTACCAGATTTTGATGCTAGTACACAGGGAGAAGATTTAGCAGATGCTATTGAAATGGCTAGAGATTTAATTGGTTTAATGGCTATTGATTTTGAAGAAGACAAAAAAGAAATACCTATGCCAAATAGTGCTAAATTTGAAAAAGAGGAAGATGATATAGTAACTCTTGTAGATGTTGATTTTTTAGAATATAAGAAAAAACATAGTAATAAAATGGTTAGAAAAAATTTAACAATACCTTACTGGCTTAATGTAGAGGCAGAAAAAGCAGGGATAAACTTTTCACAAGTTTTACAAGTGGCTTTAAAAGAAAAATTAAATGTTTAA
- a CDS encoding type II toxin-antitoxin system HicA family toxin, translating into MKRRELIKMLEKAGWYLKRNGGNHDIYTNGKDIEPIPRHPDINERLAKEIIRKRNL; encoded by the coding sequence ATGAAAAGAAGAGAGCTAATAAAAATGTTAGAAAAGGCTGGTTGGTATTTAAAAAGAAACGGTGGTAACCACGATATTTATACAAATGGGAAAGATATTGAGCCGATACCAAGACACCCAGATATTAATGAAAGATTAGCTAAAGAAATAATAAGGAAAAGAAATTTATAA
- a CDS encoding phage holin family protein gives MNIFETKVNYIISTITGILSAILGDFWFLFIFLLGLNIIDYTTGVMKARYLKKESSRQAMKGFIKKFLIWCLIAMGFGLGIVFKQIGQIIGLNLHIMLSIGWFILAHCIINEFRSILENMVELDKGHLVPKWLIKGLEVANQMIDRNVNEVINNLEEKESE, from the coding sequence ATGAATATTTTTGAAACAAAAGTAAATTATATAATATCTACAATAACAGGTATATTATCGGCTATTTTAGGTGATTTTTGGTTTTTATTTATATTTTTACTAGGCTTAAATATAATAGACTACACAACTGGAGTAATGAAAGCTAGATACTTAAAAAAAGAAAGTTCAAGACAAGCAATGAAAGGCTTTATTAAAAAGTTTTTAATATGGTGCTTAATAGCTATGGGCTTTGGCCTTGGTATTGTATTTAAACAAATAGGTCAAATAATAGGATTAAATTTACATATAATGTTGTCTATTGGTTGGTTTATACTTGCCCATTGTATAATAAATGAATTTAGAAGTATTTTAGAAAATATGGTAGAGCTTGATAAGGGGCATCTTGTTCCTAAATGGTTAATAAAAGGGCTTGAAGTTGCTAATCAAATGATTGATAGAAATGTTAATGAAGTAATTAATAACTTAGAAGAAAAAGAGAGTGAATAG
- a CDS encoding M15 family metallopeptidase, producing MSRDITLLHPEVQAIIPKFLEECKKNGLIVGISQTFRTEKEQNDLYAQGRTKPGNIVTNAKYPYSNHNWGMAFDIYRNDGKGIYNDTDNWFAKVGSIAVKLGFEWGGNWKGFPDKPHIEFTKYGNTTTLAKKYGTPENFKKTWKEVDKYMFVTRNYSYNGKTKAFTVINEKGENFIKIRDLAELLNKNIKYDANTKITNLEDILENINVEANNKKVTVKAINSGGFNFVKVRDLADFLGFETGYNETNNSIFFKLKQSILDKIFKK from the coding sequence ATGAGTAGAGATATAACATTACTACACCCCGAAGTGCAAGCTATAATACCTAAATTTTTAGAAGAATGTAAAAAAAATGGGTTGATAGTTGGAATTAGTCAAACTTTTAGGACAGAAAAAGAGCAAAATGACCTATATGCACAAGGTAGAACAAAGCCAGGTAATATAGTAACAAATGCTAAATATCCATATAGTAATCATAACTGGGGTATGGCTTTTGATATTTACAGAAATGATGGAAAAGGTATATATAATGATACAGACAATTGGTTTGCAAAGGTAGGAAGTATAGCAGTTAAATTAGGGTTTGAATGGGGCGGAAATTGGAAAGGCTTTCCCGATAAACCACATATAGAGTTTACTAAATATGGGAATACAACAACTCTTGCTAAAAAATATGGAACACCCGAAAATTTCAAAAAAACTTGGAAGGAAGTTGATAAATATATGTTTGTAACTAGAAATTATAGCTATAATGGTAAAACAAAAGCATTTACTGTAATAAATGAAAAAGGTGAAAACTTTATAAAAATAAGAGACTTAGCCGAACTTTTAAATAAAAATATTAAATATGATGCTAATACTAAAATAACAAATTTAGAAGACATTCTAGAAAATATAAATGTAGAAGCTAACAACAAAAAAGTCACTGTTAAAGCTATAAATAGTGGTGGATTTAACTTTGTAAAAGTTAGAGACTTAGCAGATTTTTTAGGATTTGAAACAGGATATAATGAAACTAATAACAGTATATTTTTTAAACTAAAACAATCTATTTTAGATAAAATATTTAAAAAGTAG
- a CDS encoding putative holin-like toxin yields the protein MSTYETISLMISFATLIILIINTKK from the coding sequence ATGAGTACATATGAAACAATATCATTAATGATAAGTTTTGCTACTCTAATCATTTTGATAATAAATACAAAAAAATAA
- a CDS encoding phage holin gives MSKFNWKKRFKNPIFWVNTLLAIATPILAYFGMNGQDLTTWESLFNLVLNALKNPYVLGLVLVSLWNNIINPVTKGITD, from the coding sequence ATGAGTAAATTTAATTGGAAAAAACGCTTTAAAAATCCTATATTTTGGGTAAATACATTATTAGCTATTGCTACACCTATACTTGCATATTTTGGTATGAATGGACAAGATTTAACAACTTGGGAAAGCCTATTTAATTTAGTATTAAATGCTTTAAAAAATCCTTATGTTTTAGGACTTGTCTTAGTATCTTTATGGAATAATATTATTAATCCAGTAACTAAAGGGATAACAGATTAA